Below is a genomic region from Kribbella qitaiheensis.
TACAAGCCGTTTCCCGGGCTGGTGCTCACCGACACCTTTCAGTCCTATGAGGACGGCGACCGAGACGATCTCCATATCTTCCCGGAGAACAACCAGCGCATCAGCCGTCAGCGTGATCTGCCGATCACGGTCATCGTCGGCAATCCCCCCTACTCGGTGGGTCAGGCCTCGGCCAACGACGACAACGCCAACACCGTGTATCCGACCATCGATGCAGCGATCCGCGAAACCTACGCCGCGAAGTCGGCGACGAGTTCGATTCGCGGGCTCTACGACTCATACGTTCGGGCGATCAAGTGGGCCTCCCTACGCATCGGCGACCGCGGGGTCATCGCCTACGTCACCAACGGCGGCTTCCTAAACTCGAACTCCGCCGACGGGATGCGAAAATCACTTCACGAAGAGTTCGCTGGTATCCACGTGTTCAATCTGCGCGGCAACCGTCGCAACGCCGGCGCCGAGGGTCGACCGATATTCGAGGCATACGCCAAAGGCTCTGGTGGATCCATCGCAGGTATCGCGATCGTGGTGCTGGTCAAGGACACGTCTCGTCCCGGCCCGGCAGAACTGCACTATGCGCAGGTGGGCGACTTCACTACTGCGAAGGAGAAGGTCTCCGAGATCGTCGAGGCAGGTTCGATCTTGGGCACTGGGTCACTTCGCATCACACCTGACGAGCACGGTGACTGGCTGGACCAGCGACGCGAGGAGTTTGGTGGCTTCCTGCCTCTGCACACAAAGGCCGGCGTGTCGATATTCGCCGTAACCTCGAAGGGACTCACCACCAACCGGGATGCCTGGGTCTACAACTCCTCGGCAGCAGAGCTGACGGCGAGCGTGGACCGCCTCGTCAGCACCTACCAGGGCGCCTTGGCGGAGGGACTCAGCGAACGGGACATACCACGCGATCCACGTCTGATCAGCTGGTCGCGCCGACTCCTTGCCCGGTTCTCACAAGGTCAGCCGATCACCGCCGATTCGTCATCGCATCGGATCGCATGCTACCGGCCGTTCCAGCTGCAACATGTGTACTTCTCGGCCGCGCTGAACGAGGACCGCCGAAGGTTGCCGAGTGCATTTCCGACGCCCAATCACGACAACTACGGCTTCCTGCTGACAGGGGTATCGTCGCACTACGAGTTCAGCGTGATCGCGACCGACCGGTTGCCCGATCTGCACCTACTTGATACTGGGCAGTTCTTTCCTCGGTGGGTCTGGGAGCCACTCACCGCTCAGGAGGGCACTCTGGACCTGGCCTTCGGCGTCGAGGAGGAGGGCGGCGTCGGCGGGTACCGGATGGTTGACAACATCACCGACGAGGCGCTGGCAAAATTCCGGCAATCCTATCCAGATCAGTCCGTCACGAAGGACGACGTCTACTTCTACTGCTATGGCTTGTTGCACTCGCCGGTGTACCGGAAGACCTATGCTGCGGACTTGAAGAAGCTACTGCCTCGAGTGCCCCTGGTCCGGGACTTCCGCGGCTTCGTCCGCGCCGGGCGCGGACTGTCGAACCTTCACCTCGGCTATGAGTCGGTGACGCCGTATCCTTTGGGCGGACTCGACGCTGCTGGCCAAGGCGATGGAGATGATTACCGGTATTACCGGGTCGAGAAGATGCGGCCAGGAACCCCCAGCGCTGAGCAGAAAACCGCAGGGGAAAAGGCGGACCGCAGCACAGTCATCTACAACGATCACATCACGCTAGACGGCATCCCGGAAGATGCACACCGATACCGGCTGGGACCCCGGACGGCATTGGAATGGGTCCTGGAGCGCTACCAGGTGCGCACCGACAAGAACTCCGGGATCGTTAATGATGCAAACCGGTGGTCTATCGAGGTAGACGACCCGCGCTACATCATCGACCTGGTCGGTCGGGTCGTGACCGTTTCCGTGGAGACCATGAAGATCATCGATGTCTTGCCCGATCTGGAGATCGTCGAACCTTGAAACGGGCCCTCAAATCAGTTGCTAAAGGCAAGGAGTTCGAATCGAAGGACCCTGCCGCCGCTACCTTCTTTCGCTGAAGTACACGGGTTTGAATGAGCTGTGCGGGGACGAACGCGGCGGCTATCGATTGGACCTCAGGCAGACAGTCGCGATCCCCGGCCTCACATATACTTTGGATGCCCGGGTTGACAGAGTACCTGGCAGGCTCCATAGTCGATACATCCCGATACGCAAGGTATCAGGTATTCGAATTGGTGGCATCTAATGATCATCATCACTCTTGGACCTGAGCGGACGCTCGAAGCAGGAGAAGACGACCTTGGCCGCGATCGCGTGGGCTACAGCTCAACGATGAGCCCTGGCGCGCTGTACGACGCCAACCACGGCACGTGGCACCTGGGCGAGCGGGCAAGCCGGGAGCGCTACGCCTTGGTCACCTTCGAGGGAAGTGTGGTTCAGGCCATCGGCATCAACTACGTCGAGCCGGTGGCTGGAACGTATGCTGGCCGGGAGACCTCCAAGCGTTCAGTCATCCATGGCGACATCTTGACCGAAGGCCACCCAGTCCACGACAGGTATGTCGGCCGCCCCTCCCCCATTCCACCGCAGCGCAACCCGGTCGGCTACTTCGACGCTCCCGAAGACCACACGCAATGCCTGTGCGGCTGCGGTGAGCCGACACCGGCTGGCAAGGACTTCGTTCCCGGGCACGATCAGACCGCCCTGCACGATCGGGTACGTCAGGTCGGGACGGTTAAGGAGTTCATCGAATGGTTCGACAATCTCCGCAAGCCATTCTGACTGGAGCCCTGGCAATCGGCTGCAGGGCTGCTGCAGGCCAGCCGGAGGTGTCTCGGGGTTCGTCGGCCCCGAGGTCGGGGGCCACAGAAATCGACTCGCGTCGCCGGCACCTAACGCAGACGCGGCCGACATCCAGTTTCCTGATGTCTGGAAGGGCGTCACCCTGGCGCAGGGCTGTTTCAGTTCACGGTTCGTTCAGCTCGGATGTGTTCTCTCCGTGGTTGTGTGGGTGGTCGAGATCGGAGCGTTCCGCGAGGTGCAGTGGCACCGGCTTCTTGGTCCGGTCATCCCAGGCAGCCGCCTGATGGCACAGCCTGGCTGTGAGTTCTACAAGGACTTTTGGTTGCCAGGATCCTGCTCGTGCGATCGTGATCTCGATCATGGTGAGCCCGTGCCAGTCTTCGGCGTGGAACTTCGCTTGATCGGTCGGCAGTGTCCATCGGGTGTATTTGGCCCCGGTTTTTGCTCCGATCGATTTGCCCCGGTAGGTCTTGGACGCTTGCGCTAGGACCCAACTGCCTGTTCCGTTCTCGCTGTGTCCATATATCTGCATCTGTGGCAGCGCCGGTTGATGAGGGTCGGCTACCGGCGTGCCGTGTCCGCGATGGGTGGCTTGCGGAACCCTCTGTCCGCTGGCGCAGCGAACCACTGCAAGGTCTGGGTGGTTAAGGGAGTCGCCGGGCAGCGGTCCGCGGCCGAGAGCTGTGTCGTTGAGACCGGACCAGAGCCCTTTGCAGGATTCGGCGTCAACGAACAGCACCACGGGTCGGTCACTGGGAAACTCGGCTGTCTGTAGCGCCTGTTCAACGTAGGCCTGCACGGCTTCGCGCTTGTCGACTGTGCGGGACAGTTCCGCCATTCCGATGGGACCGGTGTAGTACTCGGCGTTAGCCTCGCGGTAGCTCAACCACGGCTGGCCTGGCTTGCCCGCACTCTTAACTCGCCATGGCTGGTTCAGGTCTGCTTCGGCATGAAGCGCCGTGAGACGAATTACGAGGCTGTTGGCGGGTTTGTAGCCATTGCGTTGTCGTCGTGGCGTGTCCTGCCGGATATGGATCCCCACCAGGATCGCCGACCGATCCAGCGTCACCGTGTCACCCTTCACCATGGCCTGCCCCAGGCGGTCGTCGATCACGCCGGCCCTGGCGAAAGAGATCTCGCATTGCGCCGATTGCCGGATAGTCGGAAGCCTGCTTCGGCTTGACTGTCGTTTCGTTGCCCTGCGCATCTTTTGTCTTCGCCTTGTTGGCTGCTTTCGGCTTGGCGGGGGTCCAGTTGGAGTTGATGAACTGGCTGACGATTCCTTGTTCGCCCAGGAGGCGCCGAACGATCGGCTTCGCATCGTCCTTTGGCGGGTCTTTGGGATCCCAGAAGGTCTCGGCCAGAGCAGCGACGCCGGTCCCCGGCTGTGCCTTCAGCCAAGCCTGATCGTTGAGGACACGAGACTGTGGGCCGTGATCGAGGATGTCGCCAGCCTCGGCCATGACGACGCTCAGTCTACCGGTCAGCTGAATAGTTTGACCGTCGGGGATTCCTGCCAGCGAGGTGTCCGGGGCAGCACTGTAGGTGGCCATGACTTCTTGCATGCGTCGACGAACGGTCGATGTGGAGTACAGGCAGACGATGCGCAGGTGCTGCAGGCCGCTGGCCAGTACCGCTTCGTCGATCTTGGCTGCCGGGATGGGGTGGTCGTCGAATGCCTTGACACTCATCGCGGTCTTGGCATAGCGCAGGGGCTGGATACCGAGCTGCCGTGTCGCGTGCCGGCCTAGCTGGTAAAGGAATCTAACTCCGGGTCCCTTGCCAGTGGGGTGAAACAGAGGGGTGCCAATCGCCCGAACCGGTCCAGCCTCAGCCCCGAATTCGGCGGGAAGCGTGATCGCGTTAAGGCCCAGGGCGTCGATGACATCTGCGACGTGGCCTTTGACCCGTGCATGGTCTCGTCCTATTTTCGGGTAGGGAGACAGGATCGGAAGCCTGAGGACCGGATCAGCCGGGTCGACGCCTCTGTCGATATAGGCATTTTTGGCGAATGACCATGTCGGGAGGTGACGGGCCACGTGGCCATCGAGGCTGAGGTAGAAGTTCGCTGCACCAGGCACCGTGACGACGGCTGTCGAAACATACTGCGTGGCATGGCCAGTCCTGGTCTGCCCGGACGGCAGGCTGATCGGGTGATCGAAGGCAAGAAGGTTGCCCTCGGTGTCCATTCGCAGCTCAATGGGGTAGGTGCCGTCGATGAGCAGCGGTTCGGC
It encodes:
- a CDS encoding pPIWI_RE module domain-containing protein, which encodes MTTDLAKGLHTLAYEIDPQSLGTVAIYPMSPDFLAGWDGVTKILQNRLARDEVLPSYTALTVALTAVTGQPVTLFPGRKGIRDSEALLITTQPIDPWVLHTAIRKFEQLTTGDHASDTLAALLPVGITPRIKNLADFIERDEVTQTVSAPGWFYEAARWELARRIAAEPLLIDGTYPIELRMDTEGNLLAFDHPISLPSGQTRTGHATQYVSTAVVTVPGAANFYLSLDGHVARHLPTWSFAKNAYIDRGVDPADPVLRLPILSPYPKIGRDHARVKGHVADVIDALGLNAITLPAEFGAEAGPVRAIGTPLFHPTGKGPGVRFLYQLGRHATRQLGIQPLRYAKTAMSVKAFDDHPIPAAKIDEAVLASGLQHLRIVCLYSTSTVRRRMQEVMATYSAAPDTSLAGIPDGQTIQLTGRLSVVMAEAGDILDHGPQSRVLNDQAWLKAQPGTGVAALAETFWDPKDPPKDDAKPIVRRLLGEQGIVSQFINSNWTPAKPKAANKAKTKDAQGNETTVKPKQASDYPAIGAMRDLFRQGRRDRRPPGAGHGEG
- a CDS encoding RNAseH domain-containing protein, whose protein sequence is MIDDRLGQAMVKGDTVTLDRSAILVGIHIRQDTPRRQRNGYKPANSLVIRLTALHAEADLNQPWRVKSAGKPGQPWLSYREANAEYYTGPIGMAELSRTVDKREAVQAYVEQALQTAEFPSDRPVVLFVDAESCKGLWSGLNDTALGRGPLPGDSLNHPDLAVVRCASGQRVPQATHRGHGTPVADPHQPALPQMQIYGHSENGTGSWVLAQASKTYRGKSIGAKTGAKYTRWTLPTDQAKFHAEDWHGLTMIEITIARAGSWQPKVLVELTARLCHQAAAWDDRTKKPVPLHLAERSDLDHPHNHGENTSELNEP